The following coding sequences lie in one Populus trichocarpa isolate Nisqually-1 chromosome 14, P.trichocarpa_v4.1, whole genome shotgun sequence genomic window:
- the LOC7462013 gene encoding histone-lysine N-methyltransferase ATX2 isoform X1, translating into MALLHKPHTVDKIHKSPLDFEEGEAGGTPIRYVSLDRVYSAASLCGSANVMSKKVKARKLLPHHQHHLHHPRADHPPSLLHVYSRRPKRAPRPSFFDSLVSRAAEPKEAVKSDFCEFEEESMIELNKEKKRRRTGSKELLKLGVDSNILLGFDRPRLRDCRNNTNNSNSKIGDFKRKKRDSMVTSSDKFSALPATSKKWVRLSFDGVDPKSFIGLPCKVYWPMDAEWYSGRVVGHIADTNRYNIEYEDGDKEDLIISNEKVKFFISHEEMERLNLTVSVKSTDGDRYDYNEMVVLAASLDDCQDLDPGDIIWAKVTGHAMWPAIVVDEALIGNHKGLSKNIGGRSVSVQFFGTHDFARIKPKQAISFLKGLLSSFHLKCKQPRFTRSLEEAKMYLSEQKLPRRMLQLQNGMKADSCESASSEDEGSTDSGEDCIQDGGIRRILARLGTSPYVIGDLQIISLGKIVKDSEHFQDDRFIWPEGYTALRKFTSIKDPNVHMMYKMEVLRDAESKIRPLFRVTLDNGEEVSYDEIKGSTPAACWDKIYRKIRKMQDSTSNGFSTEGGVGRILKSGSEMFGFSNPEVIKLIKGLSKSRHSSKLSMCKLSSERYQGIPVGYRPVRVDWKDLDKCNVCHMDEEYENNLFLQCDKCRMMVHARCYGELEPVDGVLWLCNLCRPGAPDSTPPCCLCPVIGGAMKPTTDGRWAHLACAIWIPETCLSDVKRMEPIDGLNRINKDRWKLLCSICGVAYGACIQCSNNACRVAYHPLCARAAGLCVELEDEDRLYLLSLDEDDADQCIRLLSFCKKHRQPSNERVVTDERVGQIPRRCSDYIPPCNLSGCARTEPYNYFGRRGRKEPEVLAAASLKRLFVENQPYLVGGYSQHESSGCTLASNGLINSGFSSSLQRLRASQLDAPSNILSMAEKYQHMRHTFRKRLAFGKSGIHGFGIFAKHPHRAGDMVIEYTGELVRPPIADRREHFIYNSLVGAGTYMFRIDDKRVIDATRAGSIAHLINHSCEPNCYSRVISVNGDEHIIIFAKRDIKRWEELTYDYRFFSIEEKLACYCGFSRCRGVVNDTEAEEQVAKLYAPRSELTDWKGE; encoded by the exons ATGGCACTTCTCCACAAACCCCACACAGTAGATAAAATCCACAAATCTCCTCTCGATTTCGAAGAAGGTGAAGCCGGGGGCACCCCGATACGCTACGTGTCGTTGGACCGTGTCTACTCTGCCGCATCTCTCTGTGGATCAGCCAACGTTATGTCAAAGAAAGTTAAAGCCCGGAAGCTCTTACCCCACCACCAACACCACCTTCACCATCCACGGGCCGACCACCCCCCTTCTTTACTCCACGTTTACTCTCGCCGTCCAAAACGGGCCCCCCGACCTTCCTTTTTTGATTCGTTGGTTTCACGCGCCGCTGAGCCTAAGGAGGCGGTGAAGAGCGACTTTTGTGAATTTGAGGAGGAGTCGATGATCGAGTTgaacaaggagaagaagaggagaaggaCGGGGAGTAAGGAGTTGCTGAAATTGGGTGTCGATTCTAATATTTTGCTAGGGTTTGATAGGCCTCGATTGAGGGATTGCCGTAATAATACTAACAACAGTAATAGTAAGATTGGGGATTTTAAGAGAAAGAAACGTGATTCTATGGTTACGAGTTCTGATAAATTTTCGGCCCTTCCAGCTACTAGTAAAAAATGGGTCAG GTTGAGTTTTGATGGTGTTGATCCGAAATCATTCATTGGGTTACCATGCAAG GTTTACTGGCCAATGGATGCTGAATGGTATTCTGGACGTGTTGTTGGGCACATCGCAGATACCAATCGATACAAT ATTGAATATGAAGATGGAGATAAAGAGGACTTAATAATTTCGAACGAGaaagtaaaattttttatttctcatgagGAGATGGAGCGGTTGAACCTGACTGTCTCTGTAAAAAGTACAGATGGTGATAGATATGATTACAATGAGATGGTTGTGTTAGCTGCCAGTTTGGATGACTGCCAAGATCTCGACCCTGGGGATATCATATGGGCCAAAGTCACTG GTCATGCTATGTGGCCAGCAATTGTTGTAGATGAAGCACTTATTGGCAATCATAAAGGCTTAAGCAAAAATATTGGAGGAAGATCAGTATCTGTGCAATTTTTTGGTACCCATGATTTTGCAAG AATTAAACCAAAGCAGGCAATCTCGTTTCTCAAAGgacttctttcttctttccacCTAAAGTGCAAGCAACCTCGTTTCACTCGAAGCTTGGAAGAAGCGAAAAT GTATCTCAGTGAACAAAAGCTTCCGAGAAGAATGCTGCAGCTGCAAAATGGCATGAAAGCTGATAGCTGTGAGAGTGCGAGTAGTGAGGATGAAGGGAGTACAGATTCAGGAGAAGATTGCATACAAGATGGAGGGATTCGAAGGATATTGGCTAGGCTGGGTACTTCTCCTTATGTAATTGGGGATTTGCAAATAATAAGCCTTG GAAAGATTGTCAAGGACTCAGAACATTTCCAAGATGACAGATTCATCTGGCCTGAAGGGTATACTGCCCTGAGGAAATTTACTTCGATAAAAg ATCCAAATGTTCATATGATGTACAAGATGGAAGTGTTGAGAGATGCCGAGTCAAAGATTCGGCCTCTATTTAGAGTGACATTGGATAATGGAGAGGAGGTCAGTTATGATGAG attaAAGGATCCACTCCAGCTGCTTGCTGGGATAAAATATACAGAAAAATAAGGAAGATGCAAGATAGTACTTCTAATGGTTTTAGCACTGAAGGTGGAGTAGGAAGAATACTCAAATCAGGTTCTGAAATGTTTGGGTTCTCCAATCCTgaagttataaaattaattaag GGATTATCAAAATCTAGACATTCTTCCAAACTGTCTATGTGCAAGTTATCATCTGAAAGATATCAAGGCATACCTGTTGGTTACAGACCTGTTCGTGTTGATTGGAAAGACCTTGATAAGTGCAATGTCTGCCATATGGATGAG GAATACGAAAACAATTTGTTCCTGCAGTGTGACAAATGCAGAATGATG GTCCATGCCAGATGCTATGGGGAATTAGAACCTGTTGATGGTGTGCTGTGGTTATGCAATTTATGCCGACCAGGGGCTCCTGACTCCACACCACCATGCTGCCTTTGTCCTGTTATAG GTGGTGCTATGAAGCCTACAACGGATGGACGCTGGGCTCATTTGGCTTGTGCCATATGGATACCTG AAACTTGCCTATCTGATGTCAAGAGAATGGAGCCCATTGATGGGCTAAATAGAATCAATAAG GATCGTTGGAAGCTTTTATGTAGTATATGTGGTGTAGCTTATGGAGCTTGTATCCAG TGTTCAAATAACGCTTGCCGGGTAGCATATCATCCTCTTTGTGCACGCGCTGCTGGCCTTTGTGTTGAG CTTGAGGATGAGGACAGACTCTATCTCCTTTCTTTAGATGAAGATGACGCAGATCAGTGCATTCGCTTACTTTCCTTCTGCAAGAAGCATAGGCAGCCATCTAATGAGCGTGTGGTCACAGATGAACGGGTTGGTCAAATTCCTCGTCGGTGTTCTGACTACATCCCACCATGTAATCTATCGGGATGTGCTCGTACGG AGCCTTACAATTATTTTGGGAGAAGGGGACGGAAAGAACCTGAAGTCCTTGCTGCTGCATCCTTGAAGCGATTGTTTGTAGAGAATCAGCCGTACTTGGTTGGTGGTTACTCTCAACATGAGTCTTCAGGATGTACACTTGCTTCTAATGGACTCATTAACTCTGGCTTCTCTTCTAGTCTTCAAAGGCTAAGAGCCTCTCAGCTTGATGCTCCGAGTAACATTCTCTCTATGGCTGAAAAGTATCAACACATGCGGCATACCTTCCGAAAGAGATTAGCATTTG GGAAATCTGGAATCCATGGATTTGGCATCTTTGCAAAGCATCCACATAGAGCCGGAGACATG GTCATTGAATATACTGGTGAACTAGTCAGACCTCCAATAGCTGATAGGAGAGAGCACTTTATCTACAATTCATTAGTG GGTGCTGGGACTTACATGTTTAGAATTGATGATAAACGAGTCATTGACGCCACAAGGGCTGGAAGTATTGCTCATCTGATTAATCACTCATGTGAG CCCAATTGCTATTCAAGAGTTATAAGCGTTAACGGTGATGAGCATATAATTATATTTGCAAAGAGAGATATTAAAAGATGGGAGGAACTCACATATGATTATAG ATTTttctcaattgaagaaaaactagCATGCTATTGTGGCTTCTCTCGATGCCGTGGTGTGGTTAATGACACGGAAGCTGAGGAGCAAGTGGCTAAGCTCTATGCTCCTCGCAGCGAATTGACAGACTGGAAAGGAGAATAA
- the LOC7462013 gene encoding histone-lysine N-methyltransferase ATX2 isoform X2 gives MALLHKPHTVDKIHKSPLDFEEGEAGGTPIRYVSLDRVYSAASLCGSANVMSKKVKARKLLPHHQHHLHHPRADHPPSLLHVYSRRPKRAPRPSFFDSLVSRAAEPKEAVKSDFCEFEEESMIELNKEKKRRRTGSKELLKLGVDSNILLGFDRPRLRDCRNNTNNSNSKIGDFKRKKRDSMVTSSDKFSALPATSKKWVRLSFDGVDPKSFIGLPCKVYWPMDAEWYSGRVVGHIADTNRYNIEYEDGDKEDLIISNEKVKFFISHEEMERLNLTVSVKSTDGDRYDYNEMVVLAASLDDCQDLDPGDIIWAKVTGHAMWPAIVVDEALIGNHKGLSKNIGGRSVSVQFFGTHDFARIKPKQAISFLKGLLSSFHLKCKQPRFTRSLEEAKMYLSEQKLPRRMLQLQNGMKADSCESASSEDEGSTDSGEDCIQDGGIRRILARLGTSPYVIGDLQIISLGKIVKDSEHFQDDRFIWPEGYTALRKFTSIKDPNVHMMYKMEVLRDAESKIRPLFRVTLDNGEEIKGSTPAACWDKIYRKIRKMQDSTSNGFSTEGGVGRILKSGSEMFGFSNPEVIKLIKGLSKSRHSSKLSMCKLSSERYQGIPVGYRPVRVDWKDLDKCNVCHMDEEYENNLFLQCDKCRMMVHARCYGELEPVDGVLWLCNLCRPGAPDSTPPCCLCPVIGGAMKPTTDGRWAHLACAIWIPETCLSDVKRMEPIDGLNRINKDRWKLLCSICGVAYGACIQCSNNACRVAYHPLCARAAGLCVELEDEDRLYLLSLDEDDADQCIRLLSFCKKHRQPSNERVVTDERVGQIPRRCSDYIPPCNLSGCARTEPYNYFGRRGRKEPEVLAAASLKRLFVENQPYLVGGYSQHESSGCTLASNGLINSGFSSSLQRLRASQLDAPSNILSMAEKYQHMRHTFRKRLAFGKSGIHGFGIFAKHPHRAGDMVIEYTGELVRPPIADRREHFIYNSLVGAGTYMFRIDDKRVIDATRAGSIAHLINHSCEPNCYSRVISVNGDEHIIIFAKRDIKRWEELTYDYRFFSIEEKLACYCGFSRCRGVVNDTEAEEQVAKLYAPRSELTDWKGE, from the exons ATGGCACTTCTCCACAAACCCCACACAGTAGATAAAATCCACAAATCTCCTCTCGATTTCGAAGAAGGTGAAGCCGGGGGCACCCCGATACGCTACGTGTCGTTGGACCGTGTCTACTCTGCCGCATCTCTCTGTGGATCAGCCAACGTTATGTCAAAGAAAGTTAAAGCCCGGAAGCTCTTACCCCACCACCAACACCACCTTCACCATCCACGGGCCGACCACCCCCCTTCTTTACTCCACGTTTACTCTCGCCGTCCAAAACGGGCCCCCCGACCTTCCTTTTTTGATTCGTTGGTTTCACGCGCCGCTGAGCCTAAGGAGGCGGTGAAGAGCGACTTTTGTGAATTTGAGGAGGAGTCGATGATCGAGTTgaacaaggagaagaagaggagaaggaCGGGGAGTAAGGAGTTGCTGAAATTGGGTGTCGATTCTAATATTTTGCTAGGGTTTGATAGGCCTCGATTGAGGGATTGCCGTAATAATACTAACAACAGTAATAGTAAGATTGGGGATTTTAAGAGAAAGAAACGTGATTCTATGGTTACGAGTTCTGATAAATTTTCGGCCCTTCCAGCTACTAGTAAAAAATGGGTCAG GTTGAGTTTTGATGGTGTTGATCCGAAATCATTCATTGGGTTACCATGCAAG GTTTACTGGCCAATGGATGCTGAATGGTATTCTGGACGTGTTGTTGGGCACATCGCAGATACCAATCGATACAAT ATTGAATATGAAGATGGAGATAAAGAGGACTTAATAATTTCGAACGAGaaagtaaaattttttatttctcatgagGAGATGGAGCGGTTGAACCTGACTGTCTCTGTAAAAAGTACAGATGGTGATAGATATGATTACAATGAGATGGTTGTGTTAGCTGCCAGTTTGGATGACTGCCAAGATCTCGACCCTGGGGATATCATATGGGCCAAAGTCACTG GTCATGCTATGTGGCCAGCAATTGTTGTAGATGAAGCACTTATTGGCAATCATAAAGGCTTAAGCAAAAATATTGGAGGAAGATCAGTATCTGTGCAATTTTTTGGTACCCATGATTTTGCAAG AATTAAACCAAAGCAGGCAATCTCGTTTCTCAAAGgacttctttcttctttccacCTAAAGTGCAAGCAACCTCGTTTCACTCGAAGCTTGGAAGAAGCGAAAAT GTATCTCAGTGAACAAAAGCTTCCGAGAAGAATGCTGCAGCTGCAAAATGGCATGAAAGCTGATAGCTGTGAGAGTGCGAGTAGTGAGGATGAAGGGAGTACAGATTCAGGAGAAGATTGCATACAAGATGGAGGGATTCGAAGGATATTGGCTAGGCTGGGTACTTCTCCTTATGTAATTGGGGATTTGCAAATAATAAGCCTTG GAAAGATTGTCAAGGACTCAGAACATTTCCAAGATGACAGATTCATCTGGCCTGAAGGGTATACTGCCCTGAGGAAATTTACTTCGATAAAAg ATCCAAATGTTCATATGATGTACAAGATGGAAGTGTTGAGAGATGCCGAGTCAAAGATTCGGCCTCTATTTAGAGTGACATTGGATAATGGAGAGGAG attaAAGGATCCACTCCAGCTGCTTGCTGGGATAAAATATACAGAAAAATAAGGAAGATGCAAGATAGTACTTCTAATGGTTTTAGCACTGAAGGTGGAGTAGGAAGAATACTCAAATCAGGTTCTGAAATGTTTGGGTTCTCCAATCCTgaagttataaaattaattaag GGATTATCAAAATCTAGACATTCTTCCAAACTGTCTATGTGCAAGTTATCATCTGAAAGATATCAAGGCATACCTGTTGGTTACAGACCTGTTCGTGTTGATTGGAAAGACCTTGATAAGTGCAATGTCTGCCATATGGATGAG GAATACGAAAACAATTTGTTCCTGCAGTGTGACAAATGCAGAATGATG GTCCATGCCAGATGCTATGGGGAATTAGAACCTGTTGATGGTGTGCTGTGGTTATGCAATTTATGCCGACCAGGGGCTCCTGACTCCACACCACCATGCTGCCTTTGTCCTGTTATAG GTGGTGCTATGAAGCCTACAACGGATGGACGCTGGGCTCATTTGGCTTGTGCCATATGGATACCTG AAACTTGCCTATCTGATGTCAAGAGAATGGAGCCCATTGATGGGCTAAATAGAATCAATAAG GATCGTTGGAAGCTTTTATGTAGTATATGTGGTGTAGCTTATGGAGCTTGTATCCAG TGTTCAAATAACGCTTGCCGGGTAGCATATCATCCTCTTTGTGCACGCGCTGCTGGCCTTTGTGTTGAG CTTGAGGATGAGGACAGACTCTATCTCCTTTCTTTAGATGAAGATGACGCAGATCAGTGCATTCGCTTACTTTCCTTCTGCAAGAAGCATAGGCAGCCATCTAATGAGCGTGTGGTCACAGATGAACGGGTTGGTCAAATTCCTCGTCGGTGTTCTGACTACATCCCACCATGTAATCTATCGGGATGTGCTCGTACGG AGCCTTACAATTATTTTGGGAGAAGGGGACGGAAAGAACCTGAAGTCCTTGCTGCTGCATCCTTGAAGCGATTGTTTGTAGAGAATCAGCCGTACTTGGTTGGTGGTTACTCTCAACATGAGTCTTCAGGATGTACACTTGCTTCTAATGGACTCATTAACTCTGGCTTCTCTTCTAGTCTTCAAAGGCTAAGAGCCTCTCAGCTTGATGCTCCGAGTAACATTCTCTCTATGGCTGAAAAGTATCAACACATGCGGCATACCTTCCGAAAGAGATTAGCATTTG GGAAATCTGGAATCCATGGATTTGGCATCTTTGCAAAGCATCCACATAGAGCCGGAGACATG GTCATTGAATATACTGGTGAACTAGTCAGACCTCCAATAGCTGATAGGAGAGAGCACTTTATCTACAATTCATTAGTG GGTGCTGGGACTTACATGTTTAGAATTGATGATAAACGAGTCATTGACGCCACAAGGGCTGGAAGTATTGCTCATCTGATTAATCACTCATGTGAG CCCAATTGCTATTCAAGAGTTATAAGCGTTAACGGTGATGAGCATATAATTATATTTGCAAAGAGAGATATTAAAAGATGGGAGGAACTCACATATGATTATAG ATTTttctcaattgaagaaaaactagCATGCTATTGTGGCTTCTCTCGATGCCGTGGTGTGGTTAATGACACGGAAGCTGAGGAGCAAGTGGCTAAGCTCTATGCTCCTCGCAGCGAATTGACAGACTGGAAAGGAGAATAA
- the LOC7462013 gene encoding histone-lysine N-methyltransferase ATX2 isoform X4 yields the protein MGQSHCAGHAMWPAIVVDEALIGNHKGLSKNIGGRSVSVQFFGTHDFARIKPKQAISFLKGLLSSFHLKCKQPRFTRSLEEAKMYLSEQKLPRRMLQLQNGMKADSCESASSEDEGSTDSGEDCIQDGGIRRILARLGTSPYVIGDLQIISLGKIVKDSEHFQDDRFIWPEGYTALRKFTSIKDPNVHMMYKMEVLRDAESKIRPLFRVTLDNGEEVSYDEIKGSTPAACWDKIYRKIRKMQDSTSNGFSTEGGVGRILKSGSEMFGFSNPEVIKLIKGLSKSRHSSKLSMCKLSSERYQGIPVGYRPVRVDWKDLDKCNVCHMDEEYENNLFLQCDKCRMMVHARCYGELEPVDGVLWLCNLCRPGAPDSTPPCCLCPVIGGAMKPTTDGRWAHLACAIWIPETCLSDVKRMEPIDGLNRINKDRWKLLCSICGVAYGACIQCSNNACRVAYHPLCARAAGLCVELEDEDRLYLLSLDEDDADQCIRLLSFCKKHRQPSNERVVTDERVGQIPRRCSDYIPPCNLSGCARTEPYNYFGRRGRKEPEVLAAASLKRLFVENQPYLVGGYSQHESSGCTLASNGLINSGFSSSLQRLRASQLDAPSNILSMAEKYQHMRHTFRKRLAFGKSGIHGFGIFAKHPHRAGDMVIEYTGELVRPPIADRREHFIYNSLVGAGTYMFRIDDKRVIDATRAGSIAHLINHSCEPNCYSRVISVNGDEHIIIFAKRDIKRWEELTYDYRFFSIEEKLACYCGFSRCRGVVNDTEAEEQVAKLYAPRSELTDWKGE from the exons ATGGGCCAAAGTCACTG TGCAGGTCATGCTATGTGGCCAGCAATTGTTGTAGATGAAGCACTTATTGGCAATCATAAAGGCTTAAGCAAAAATATTGGAGGAAGATCAGTATCTGTGCAATTTTTTGGTACCCATGATTTTGCAAG AATTAAACCAAAGCAGGCAATCTCGTTTCTCAAAGgacttctttcttctttccacCTAAAGTGCAAGCAACCTCGTTTCACTCGAAGCTTGGAAGAAGCGAAAAT GTATCTCAGTGAACAAAAGCTTCCGAGAAGAATGCTGCAGCTGCAAAATGGCATGAAAGCTGATAGCTGTGAGAGTGCGAGTAGTGAGGATGAAGGGAGTACAGATTCAGGAGAAGATTGCATACAAGATGGAGGGATTCGAAGGATATTGGCTAGGCTGGGTACTTCTCCTTATGTAATTGGGGATTTGCAAATAATAAGCCTTG GAAAGATTGTCAAGGACTCAGAACATTTCCAAGATGACAGATTCATCTGGCCTGAAGGGTATACTGCCCTGAGGAAATTTACTTCGATAAAAg ATCCAAATGTTCATATGATGTACAAGATGGAAGTGTTGAGAGATGCCGAGTCAAAGATTCGGCCTCTATTTAGAGTGACATTGGATAATGGAGAGGAGGTCAGTTATGATGAG attaAAGGATCCACTCCAGCTGCTTGCTGGGATAAAATATACAGAAAAATAAGGAAGATGCAAGATAGTACTTCTAATGGTTTTAGCACTGAAGGTGGAGTAGGAAGAATACTCAAATCAGGTTCTGAAATGTTTGGGTTCTCCAATCCTgaagttataaaattaattaag GGATTATCAAAATCTAGACATTCTTCCAAACTGTCTATGTGCAAGTTATCATCTGAAAGATATCAAGGCATACCTGTTGGTTACAGACCTGTTCGTGTTGATTGGAAAGACCTTGATAAGTGCAATGTCTGCCATATGGATGAG GAATACGAAAACAATTTGTTCCTGCAGTGTGACAAATGCAGAATGATG GTCCATGCCAGATGCTATGGGGAATTAGAACCTGTTGATGGTGTGCTGTGGTTATGCAATTTATGCCGACCAGGGGCTCCTGACTCCACACCACCATGCTGCCTTTGTCCTGTTATAG GTGGTGCTATGAAGCCTACAACGGATGGACGCTGGGCTCATTTGGCTTGTGCCATATGGATACCTG AAACTTGCCTATCTGATGTCAAGAGAATGGAGCCCATTGATGGGCTAAATAGAATCAATAAG GATCGTTGGAAGCTTTTATGTAGTATATGTGGTGTAGCTTATGGAGCTTGTATCCAG TGTTCAAATAACGCTTGCCGGGTAGCATATCATCCTCTTTGTGCACGCGCTGCTGGCCTTTGTGTTGAG CTTGAGGATGAGGACAGACTCTATCTCCTTTCTTTAGATGAAGATGACGCAGATCAGTGCATTCGCTTACTTTCCTTCTGCAAGAAGCATAGGCAGCCATCTAATGAGCGTGTGGTCACAGATGAACGGGTTGGTCAAATTCCTCGTCGGTGTTCTGACTACATCCCACCATGTAATCTATCGGGATGTGCTCGTACGG AGCCTTACAATTATTTTGGGAGAAGGGGACGGAAAGAACCTGAAGTCCTTGCTGCTGCATCCTTGAAGCGATTGTTTGTAGAGAATCAGCCGTACTTGGTTGGTGGTTACTCTCAACATGAGTCTTCAGGATGTACACTTGCTTCTAATGGACTCATTAACTCTGGCTTCTCTTCTAGTCTTCAAAGGCTAAGAGCCTCTCAGCTTGATGCTCCGAGTAACATTCTCTCTATGGCTGAAAAGTATCAACACATGCGGCATACCTTCCGAAAGAGATTAGCATTTG GGAAATCTGGAATCCATGGATTTGGCATCTTTGCAAAGCATCCACATAGAGCCGGAGACATG GTCATTGAATATACTGGTGAACTAGTCAGACCTCCAATAGCTGATAGGAGAGAGCACTTTATCTACAATTCATTAGTG GGTGCTGGGACTTACATGTTTAGAATTGATGATAAACGAGTCATTGACGCCACAAGGGCTGGAAGTATTGCTCATCTGATTAATCACTCATGTGAG CCCAATTGCTATTCAAGAGTTATAAGCGTTAACGGTGATGAGCATATAATTATATTTGCAAAGAGAGATATTAAAAGATGGGAGGAACTCACATATGATTATAG ATTTttctcaattgaagaaaaactagCATGCTATTGTGGCTTCTCTCGATGCCGTGGTGTGGTTAATGACACGGAAGCTGAGGAGCAAGTGGCTAAGCTCTATGCTCCTCGCAGCGAATTGACAGACTGGAAAGGAGAATAA